The genomic window AAAATATTAACTAAATTAGCTATTATTGTATTAGCTCTTTATGCTATTTTTTTACTCTTTACTTACGTCTTTCCTATAGTAGGTGATATATTAACTTTTATCCCTAATCTTATACTTCCTTTTGTGCTTGCAATAATTTTAGCAGTTTTAATTGAACCAGTAGTTCATTTTTTTGAAAATAAAACAAAAATGCGTAGAAGTTTATCTGTTTTTTTAAGCTTAACATTAGTTGTTGGTGGCTTAGTATATATTATTTCTTTGGTTATATCGGTAGTAACTAGAGAATTAATGGCCCTATATAAATTAGGTTTATCTTATTCAGATGAATTAACTTACAATATTTTAGCAGCTATAAGTGATTTTCGTCTTTTTTATCTACGATTAGATCTTCCGCCACAGGTACATACTGCAATAGAAGATAACATCGAGAATGCTATTGAAATTATCCAAACAGTAGCAGAAAGCATTATTAATAATCTTGTGAATTTACTTACAATGCTACCTAATATATTTGTTTTTATAATGATTGCAACAGTAGCTACCTTTTTTATCATGAAAGATCGTGCTATAATTAGAAAATTTATATTGCAAATAATACCATCTAATGTTAGGTCAAAGACTCGTAATATAGTTGGAGATTTATTTCGAGCATTAGTTGGTTTTTTCAAAGCTTACACAATACTTATTTCGGTAACTACTATTATTACAGTAATAGCCTTAAAATTATTAGGAGTAGACTATGTTTTAACAATTGGGATTTTAATAGGTTTACTTGATATATTACCAATATTAGGTCCGGCGTTAATATTTATTCCTTGGATAATATGGCAATTTGTTGTAGGGAATACATTTATGGGACTAAGTTTATTAATTTTGTATATAACAATATCGATAGTAAGACAATTTCTTGAGCCTAAAATAGTAGGTGATAATATAGGACTACATCCTCTAGTAACTTTAATCTCTCTTTATATAGGGTTAAGGATAGCAGGAGTTATAGGAATAATTTTAGGACCTGTAACAGTAGTAATTTTTATTGCTTGTTATCGAGCAGGATTATTTGATGGATTAATTTTGAGGAGGACATAATGCAAAAAGAAACAAATGTAGTTATTTTAGGATCTTCAGGCTCAATAGGTAAGCAAGCCTTAGAAGTAATAGATAAACATAATGAAAAATTTAATATTATTGGATTAGCAGCTAAAGACGAATTGAATATACTTACTGAGCAAGTATTAAAATACAAACCTGAATATGTTGTAATTGGGGATGAAAAGTACTATAGCGAATTAAAAAATAGAATAGATATTAATAACACTGAAATACTAACAGGGGTTAATGGAATGACTCATTTATGT from Candidatus Syntrophocurvum alkaliphilum includes these protein-coding regions:
- the ytvI gene encoding sporulation integral membrane protein YtvI — its product is MDPELQKSIKILTKLAIIVLALYAIFLLFTYVFPIVGDILTFIPNLILPFVLAIILAVLIEPVVHFFENKTKMRRSLSVFLSLTLVVGGLVYIISLVISVVTRELMALYKLGLSYSDELTYNILAAISDFRLFYLRLDLPPQVHTAIEDNIENAIEIIQTVAESIINNLVNLLTMLPNIFVFIMIATVATFFIMKDRAIIRKFILQIIPSNVRSKTRNIVGDLFRALVGFFKAYTILISVTTIITVIALKLLGVDYVLTIGILIGLLDILPILGPALIFIPWIIWQFVVGNTFMGLSLLILYITISIVRQFLEPKIVGDNIGLHPLVTLISLYIGLRIAGVIGIILGPVTVVIFIACYRAGLFDGLILRRT